A genomic stretch from Desulfohalobium retbaense DSM 5692 includes:
- a CDS encoding putative lipoprotein codes for MKRLLVMMVMVMALAGCASTPEGASPGEPGSGPFSFGQGEAEEQSNFYYDFEDVLVPKEMELVPDESLLFETPAVKIGVLVFKGRVDPVSLFDFFMANMPKDNWQLRSYFKYGRYIMVYEKPGKDCIISLTESSLSTKLQIWVTPRATAGAKSSGGMRNNEMILQN; via the coding sequence ATGAAACGACTGCTCGTGATGATGGTGATGGTTATGGCACTGGCCGGATGTGCCAGCACACCGGAAGGCGCTTCCCCCGGTGAACCTGGCAGCGGCCCTTTTTCCTTCGGTCAAGGGGAGGCAGAAGAACAATCGAATTTCTATTACGATTTCGAGGATGTCCTTGTACCCAAGGAAATGGAACTTGTCCCTGATGAATCTTTACTCTTTGAGACGCCGGCGGTCAAAATCGGGGTTCTGGTTTTCAAGGGACGTGTCGATCCCGTTTCCCTGTTTGATTTCTTCATGGCCAATATGCCGAAGGATAATTGGCAGTTGCGCAGCTATTTCAAGTATGGCCGGTACATTATGGTCTATGAGAAACCTGGCAAGGACTGCATTATCAGTTTGACGGAATCTTCGTTGTCCACCAAACTCCAGATCTGGGTGACGCCGCGTGCCACCGCCGGGGCCAAATCCAGCGGCGGCATGCGCAATAATGAAATGATCCTGCAAAACTAG
- the coaBC gene encoding bifunctional phosphopantothenoylcysteine decarboxylase/phosphopantothenate--cysteine ligase CoaBC yields the protein MDFPYQFSLSRHRRLHLAVCGSIAAYKALDLLRLWRRMGLHVGVTLTAAARHFITPLSFEALDAHPVYSDLFVGQEALYGHLEPGQNGDVFVVAPATANALAKLAHGLADDMFSCQALSFPGPFVLAPAMNPKLWNAPATQENITRLRDRGVSIVPPDTGLVACGEEGTGKLADPLAITSSILKALAPQDLAGRKILVTLGPTREFWDPVRFWSNPSTGRMGAAVATAAWLRGAQVHVVQGPCPAWLPPGIQVDSVTSAQEMYERSLSLWPSMDMACLTAAVCDFRPHNQRQQKFKKEAGEQGLDIAFAPNPDILQTLGSRKTPQQRLIGFAAETSDAIQSIAEEKLRRKQLDLILANRIDRTDAGFASATNHVVAVDAHGRHEQWPLMDKGDIAWRIWDWILAM from the coding sequence ATGGATTTTCCGTACCAATTTTCTTTGAGCCGCCACAGAAGGCTCCATCTGGCGGTCTGTGGAAGTATCGCCGCCTATAAGGCCCTCGATCTGTTGCGCCTGTGGCGCCGCATGGGTCTGCATGTTGGTGTGACGCTCACAGCAGCGGCGCGTCACTTTATCACTCCGTTGTCATTTGAAGCCCTGGACGCCCATCCTGTCTACAGCGACCTGTTTGTGGGGCAGGAAGCGTTATATGGCCATCTGGAGCCGGGGCAAAACGGTGATGTCTTTGTCGTCGCTCCGGCCACGGCCAATGCTTTGGCGAAACTGGCTCACGGCCTGGCCGATGATATGTTCTCCTGCCAAGCCCTTTCCTTTCCCGGTCCTTTTGTCCTCGCCCCAGCCATGAACCCCAAGTTGTGGAACGCCCCGGCTACGCAGGAGAATATCACTCGCTTGCGCGATCGCGGCGTATCGATCGTCCCGCCGGACACGGGTCTCGTGGCCTGTGGCGAAGAGGGCACCGGCAAACTCGCTGATCCGCTGGCCATCACCTCATCTATCCTTAAAGCCCTTGCTCCTCAGGATCTGGCCGGACGCAAGATCCTGGTCACCCTCGGTCCGACTCGCGAATTCTGGGATCCGGTCCGTTTCTGGTCTAACCCGTCCACTGGGCGCATGGGCGCTGCCGTAGCGACGGCCGCCTGGTTGCGCGGGGCCCAAGTCCATGTGGTTCAAGGTCCGTGCCCTGCCTGGCTTCCTCCCGGGATACAGGTCGATAGTGTGACATCGGCCCAGGAGATGTATGAGCGGAGTCTCTCCCTGTGGCCGTCCATGGATATGGCCTGCTTGACCGCTGCGGTGTGCGATTTTCGTCCCCACAACCAGCGGCAGCAGAAATTCAAAAAAGAAGCAGGGGAGCAAGGACTGGACATCGCTTTTGCTCCCAATCCGGATATTTTGCAGACCCTTGGTTCACGCAAGACCCCCCAGCAACGGCTTATTGGTTTCGCAGCCGAAACCAGCGACGCGATCCAGTCAATCGCCGAGGAAAAACTCCGCCGCAAGCAGCTTGACCTGATTCTGGCCAACCGGATCGACCGGACGGATGCTGGCTTTGCCTCGGCCACGAACCATGTCGTGGCGGTTGACGCACATGGTCGACATGAACAGTGGCCCCTTATGGACAAGGGCGATATAGCCTGGAGGATATGGGATTGGATTTTGGCGATGTGA